GATCCGCGAGGGCCAGGCCTTCGCCGACAGCGTGTTCGGCGACAAGCCGACCCGGGTCGATTACGGCTGCATCCCTTCGGCGGTGTTCAGCCATCCGCCGATTGCGGCGGTCGGCATGACCGAGGGCCAGGCCCGCAACACGCTCGGCGCGGTCAGGACCTACGTCTCCGACTTCCGGCCGATGAAGAACGTCCTCGCCGGCCGCACCGAGCGTTCGCTCTACAAGCTGGTCGTCGACGACAATAACGACCAGGTGGTCGGCATCCACATGATCGGCCCCGACGCACCCGAGATCCTCCAGGCTGCGGCGATCGCCGTGAAGGCCAAGCTCAAGAAAGAGGATTTCGACGCGGTGGTTGCGCTCCACCCCACGATGGCGGAAGAGTTGGTGCTGATGAAATAGGAGCGACGGGGCGGTGTCAGCAGACGAATATATGTGCGGCTTCGGGAGCCACTTCGCGACGGAGGCGGTGCAGGGGGCGCTGCCGATCGGCCGCAATTCGCCGCAGCAGCCGCCGTTCGGCCTCTATGCCGAGCAGCTTTCGGGCACGGCCTTCACCGCGCCCCGCCACGAAAACCGCCGCTCGTGGCTGTACCGGATGCGGCCAAGCGCCGAGCATCCGCCCTACCAGCCTTATCATGGCGCGCCCCTGTTCGCGCCCGGCAACGCCGAGGGGCCGCTCGCGCCCAACCGGCTGCGCTGGAACCCGCTGGCGATGCCGTCGCAGCCGACCGACCTCATCGATTCCATGGTGACGATGATGGCCAATCGCGATCCGCAGTCGCTGGAGGGCGTCGCCGTCCACGTCTATCGCGCCAATCGCGACATGGACCATCGCGCTTTCGCCGACGCCGACGGCGAACTGCTCTTCATCCCCCAGCAGGGCCGGATGACCCTGCTCACCGAGATGGGCCGGCTCGACATCGGCCCGGGCGAGATCGCTTTGGTGCCGCGCGGGGTCCGTTTCCGCGCCTTGCTGCCGGACGGCGAGGCGCGCGGCTATGTCGCCGAGAACCATGGCAGCCTGTTCCGCCTGCCCGAGCTCGGCCCGATCGGGTCGAACGGTCTCGCCAATCCGCGCGATTTCCTGACGCCGGTCGCGGGCTACGAGGATTGGGACGACGAGTTCGAGCTCGTTCAGAAATATCTGGGATCGCTGTGGACGACGACGCTCGACCACAGCCCGCTCGACGTGGTGGCCTGGCACGGCAATCTCGTGCCCTGGAAATACGACCTCTCGCGCTTCAACGCGATGAACACGGTGAGCTTCGACCATCCCGATCCGTCGATCTTCACCGTCCTCACCAGCCCGAGCGACGTGCCCGGCCGCGCCAACGCCGATTTCGTCATCTTCCCGCCGCGCTGGATGGTGGCCGAGGGCACGTTCCGGCCGCCCTGGTTCCACCGCAACGTGATGAGCGAGTGCATGGGCCTGATCCACGGCGCCTATGACGCCAAGGCCGAAGGCTTTGCGCCGGGCGGCATGAGCCTGCACAATATGATGGCCGGCCACGGCCCCGACGTCGCGACCTGGAAGGGCGCTTCGGAAGCCGAGCTCGTCCCGCACAAGATCGAGGACACGATGGCGTTCATGGTCGAAAGCTGCTGGCCGTTCCGCCCGACCGAGCATGCGCTCGGCTGCGAGGAACTGCAGCGCGATTATGACGAGGCCTGGGGCGGTTTCCCGAAGGCGCGGCTTCCGTAGCGGAACCGCGCGCCGGCTTGCAAAGGCGGCCCGGGCTCAGCATGAGAGCCTCCCGAAGGAGATCGTACATGAAGACCCGCGCCGCCATCGCCGTCGCCCCGAACAAGCCGCTCGAGATCCACGAGGTTGACCTCGACGGACCCAAGGCCGGCGAAGTCCTGGTCGAGATCATGGCGACCGGCATCTGCCATACCGACGCCTACACGCTCGAGGGCAAGGACAGCGAAGGCATCTTCCCGTCGATCCTGGGCCATGAGGGCGCGGGCATCGTGCGCGAGGTCGGCCCGGGCGTCACCTCGGTGAAGGTCGGCGACCATGTCATCCCGCTCTACACGCCGGAATGCCGCCAGTGTAAGTCGTGCCTCAGCCAGAAGACCAACCTCTGCACCGCGATCCGCAGCACGCAGGGCCAGGGCCTGATGCCGGACGGCACCAGCCGCTTCAAGCTGGGCGGCGAGACCATCCACCATTATATGGGCTGTTCGACCTTCTCGAACTTCACCGTGATGCCGGAGATCGCGGTCGCCAAGGTCCGCGAGGACGCGCCGTTCGACAAGATCTGCTATATCGGCTGCGGCGTCACCACCGGCGTCGGCGCGGTGATCTGGACCGCCGGCGTCGAGCCGGGCTCCAACGTCGTCGTCTTCGGGCTGGGCGGCATCGGCCTCAACGTGATCCAGGGCGCGCGCCTCGTCGGCGCCAACAAGATCATCGGCGTCGACATCAACCCCAGGAAGCGCGCCATGGCCGAGCAGTTCGGCATGACCCACTTCATCAACCCGGCCGAAGTCGGCTTCGACAAGGTAGTCGCGGCGGTGGTCGACGCCACCGACGGCGGCGCCGACTACAGCTTCGACTGCACCGGCAATACCGACGTGATGCGTCAGGCCCTGGAATGCTGCCACCGCGGCTGGGGCGAGAGCGTGATCATCGGCGTTGCCGAGAGCGGCAGGGAAATCTCGACCCGCCCGTTCCAGCTCGTCACCGGCCGGGTCTGGAAGGGCACGGCCTTCGGCGGCGCGCGCGGCCGCACCGACGTGCCCAAGATCGTCGACTGGTACATGGACGGCAAGATCGACATCGACAGCCTGATCACGCACACCATGCCGCTCGACGACATCAACAAGGCGTTCGACCTGATGCACGCCGGCGACAGCATCCGCAGCGTGGTGCTCTATTAAAACCGTTCGGGCTGAGCCTGTCGAAGCCCAAACCTTCTCAAGACAGAAGCCCTTCGACAGGCTCAGGGCGAACGGAGCGTAGATTGACGGCCAGCCCCCTCCTGCAGAGCCTCGTCGATGCCGCGCTGGAGGCGGGCGCCGAGATCGAGGCGATCTACGGCGCGGGCTGCGCGCATGAGCTGAAGGAGGACGGCTCGCCGGTGACGATCGCCGACCAGCGCGCCGAGGCGATCATCCTTGCGCGGCTCGCGGCGGCCTTTCCGGACGTGCCCGTCGTCGCCGAGGAGGAGGCGTGCGCGGGCCGCATCCCCGAATTCGGGGACCGTTTCTTCCTGGTCGACCCGCTCGACGGCACCAAGGGCTTCATCCAGCGCAACGGCGAGTTCACGGTCAATATCGGCCTGATCGAACATGGGGCGCCGGTCGCGGGCGTGGTCTACGCGCCCGACAGCGGGCTTCTTTACTACGGCGCCAAGGGCGAGGGCGCGTTCCGGCGTCAGGTGCGCGGCGAAGCCTCCGCCGAAGCGATCCGGGTGCGGCCGCGGCCTGCCTCCGGGCTGACCGCGATCGGCAGCCGCAACCACCACGCCCAGGGCACCGAGGCGCGCAACGCTGCGCTCGGCATCACCGAATATCTGCCATCGGGCTCCAGCCTCAAATTCTGCCTGCTCGCCGAGGGATCGGCCGACGTCTATCCGCGCTACGGGCGGACGATGGAATGGGACACGGCGGCCGGCCAGGCGGTGCTCGAGGCGGCCGGCGGCCGGGTGATGGCGCTGGACGGCGACCGCGAGGCCGGGCCGCTGCGCTACGGCAAAGCGGACTTCGCCAACCCGCACTTCATAGCCTGGGCGACATGATCCCGGGCGCGCATTAGACTTCGAAGGAAAGAGGATCAGGAATGAAGCTCGACAATAATATCGCTGCCGTCGTCACGGGGGGCGCTTCGGGCCTCGGCGAGGCCACTGCCCGCGCGTTCGCCGCCAGGGGCGTCAAGGTCGCCATATTCGACCGCGATGCCGACAAGGGCCAGAAGGTCGCCGACGCGATCGGCGGCATTTTCTGCCAGGTCGACGTCACGTCCGATGAATCGGTCGAGGCCGGCTTCGCCAAGGCCCGCGCCGCGCACGGCCAGGAGCGGATCTGCGTCAATTGCGCCGGCGTCGCCAACGCGGTGAAGACGGTCGGCCGCGACAAGGAGACCAAGGCGGTCAAGCGCTACCCGATCCACCAGTTCGAGCTCGCAATCCAGATCAACCTGATCGGCAGCTTCCGCGTGCTCGCCGCTTCGGCCGCCGGCATGGCCGATCTCGAGCCGCTCGCGGACGGCGAGAAGGGCGTGATCATCAACACCGCCAGCGTCGCCGCGCAGGACGGCCAGATCGGCCAGGCGGCCTATTCCGCGTCCAAGGCCGGCGTGCTCGGCATGGCGCTGCCGATCGCCCGCGACCTGATGAGCGAAGGCATTCGCGTCAACACCATCCTGCCGGGCGTGTTCAAGACGCCGATGGTGGCGATGATGCCGCAGAACGTGCAGGACGCGCTGGGCGCGCAGGTGCCGTTCCCCAAGCGCCTCGGCGAGGCCGAGGAATATGCCAAGCTCGCTTTGTTCATGGCCGAGACCGTCTACCTCAACGCCGAATATGTCCGCCTCGACGGCGGCATTCGCATGGCCCCGCGCTGATATGGGGCGCGCCGTCATGCCGGCGCAGGCCGGCATCTCAGGACGGAAGAGGGCGACCCTTCCCGCTGAGGCCCCGGCCTGCGCCGGGGCGACGGTGCGAGGACGAGGATGACCGGGGCGCTCGAAGGGATCCGGATCGTCGAGCTGGCCGCGCTCGGGCCGGGGCCCTTCGCGGCGATGATGCTGGCCGATCATGGCGCCGAGGTGGTGCGGGTCGAGCGGGCGGGGCACAGGCCCGCCATTCCGGCCGACAAGGATATTCTCAACCGCTCGCGCGCCGCGACGATCGCGGTCGATCTGAAGAGCGAAGAGGGCGTCGCCGAGGTCCGGGCACTGATCCGCGACGCGGACGGTCTGATCGAGGGCTTCCGGCCGGGCGTGATGGAGCGGCTCGGACTTGGGCCGGAAGCGCTGCTCGCCGACAATCCGCGCCTCGTCTACGGCCGCATGACCGGCTGGGGGCAGGAGGGGCCGCTCGCCGACGCGGCCGGGCACGACATCAACTACATTGCGCTGGCCGGCGCGCTGCACACCTACGGACGGGCGGGCGAGAAGCCGACGCCGCCGGTCAATGCGGTGGCCGATTTCGGCGGCGGCGGGATGATGATGGCCTTCGCCATGCTCGCTGGCATCCTCTCGGCGCGGCGCACCGGCCAGGGGCAGGTGATCGACTGCGCGATGGTCGATGGCGCCGCGCTCGTCTCGGCGCTGACCTGGTCGCTCAATGCGGCCGGCATGTGGACCGACGCGCGCGGCGTCAATCTGCTCGATACCGGCGCCGCCTTCTACGACAGCTATGAATGCGCCGACGGCAAGTTCGTCGCGGTGGGCGCGCTCGAGCCGCATTTCTACGCCGCTTTATGCGCCAAGCTCGGCATCGACGAGCCGCAGATGAGCCCTGATCTCGGCGAGCGGCTGACCGCTTTGTTCAAGACCCGCAGCCGGGACGAATGGTGCGCTCTGCTCGAAGGGAGCGATGCCTGCGTCGCGCCGATACTGTCGCTGGCCGAAGCGCCAGAGCATCCGCACAACCGGGCGCGCGGCACCTTCGTCACCGCCGGCGGGGTGGTCCAGCCTGCGCCCGCGCCCCGCTTCTCGGCCACACCGGCCCGTCCGCCTCGCATGGGAGACTGACCTTGCTCGATATCAGCCGCCGCACCGCCTTCGACGAGACCCACGACCAGTTCCGCGAGCAGGTGAGGAAGTTCTTCGAGCGCGAGCTGACGCCGCATCTCGAAGCCTGGGAGCGGGCCGGAATCACGCCGCGCGCATTCTGGAACTTATGCGGCGACGCGGGGCTGCTGTGCCCGACCGTGCCCGAGCAATATGGCGGCCTCGGGCTCGATTTCGGCTTCAACGCGGTGATCGACGAGGAGCTGGCTTATGCCGGCTCGACCTCGGGCATGACGCTCCATTCCGACATCGTGGCGGACTATATCGTCGCCTATGGCAGCGAGGCGCAGAAGCTTCATTGGCTGCCGCGCATGGTATCCGGCGAGACCGTCACCGCGATCGCCATGACCGAGCCCGGCGCCGGATCGGACCTGCAGGGCATCAAGACCGTCGCCCGTCGCGACGGCGACGATTATGTGGTGAACGGCTCCAAGACCTACATCACCAACGGCCAGCATGCCGACCTCACGATCGTCGTCGCCAAGACCGACCCCGCGCTCGGCGCCAAGGGAACCTCGCTGATCCTGGTCGAGGCGGAGCGCGAGGGCTATGCCAAGGGCCGCAACCTCGACAAGATCGGTTTCCATTCGCAGGACACGTCCGAACTGTTCTTCCACGACGTGCGCGTGCCCGCGACCAACCTGCTCGGCGGGGAGGGGCAGGGTTTCGCCTATCTCATGAACCAGCTGCCGCAGGAGAGGCTGTCGATCGCCTGCTCCGCGCAGGGATCGGCGCAGCGCGCGTTCGACGAGGCGGTGAGGTTCACCAAGGAGCGCAAGGCGTTCGGCAAGACCGTGTTCGATTTCCAGAACACCAAGTTCAGCCTCGCCGACATGGCGACCAGGCTGCAGGTCGGCTGGGCCCATCTCGACTGGGCGATCAAGCGCCACATCGCCGGCGAGCTCACTGCGGCGGAGGCCTCGGCCGCCAAGCTCTGGCATACCGAATTGCAGGGCGAGATATGCGACGCCGCGCTCCAACTCCACGGCGGCGCCGGCTATATGAACGAATATCTGATCGCGCGGCTCTGGCGCGACGCGCGCGTCACGCGCATCTTCGGCGGCACCAGCGAGATCATGAAGGAAGTGGTCAGCCGCTCGATCTGAAAGGTCACACTAAGGTCACACCCGGAACGAGAATCCGCTCACTCAATGACCCGCTTTCGAACGAGCTGATCGATCAGTCGGCGATGTCAAAGAGCGGTGGAACAATAAGGGAACATCGGCGAAATGTCAAGGAAAGTGATCGGCTCCTATGTCAGCCCTTACGTCCGCAAGGTGCTGGCGTGCATGGCGCTGAAAGGGCTCGATTACGAGATCGACCCGATCACCGCCTTCTTCGGCAATGAGGAGTTCGAACGGCTGAGCCCGCTGCGCCGCATCCCGGTGCTGATCGACGGCGGGATGGCGCTGTGCGATTCCACGGTGATCTGCGAGTGGCTGGACGAGGCCTATCCCGGCACGGCGCTGCTGCCGGCCGACCCGAAGGAGCGGGCGCGGGCGCGGTGGCTCGAGGAATATGCCGACACGCGGCTCGGCGACATCTTCATCTGGGGCCTGTTCTACCCGAAGTTCGTCCACCCGATCATCTGGGGCGAGCCCGGCGACGCGGACCGGATCGAGAAGAGCCTGGCGGAGGATATTCCGCGCGAGATGGACTGGCTGGAGGGCGAGCTTCCGGCCGATGGCTTCCTGTTCGGAGACGCAATCGGCCTTGCCGACATCGCGATCGCCTCCTTCTTCCGCAACGCAGCCTATGTCGGCTTCACGCCCGACAGATGGCCGCGCGTCGCCGCGTTCGTCGAGCGCGCCCTGGCCGAGCCCTGCTTCGCGTCGCTCTATCCGTTCGAGCAGGCGCAGATCGCCACCAACCCGCAGGGCCGGCGCCAGGCGCTGCTGGCGGCGGGCGCGCCACTCACCGCGGAGACGCTGGGCACGCGCGAGCCGCGCAAGGGCGTGATGCGCCTCTGACGCCGCGGGCCCGGTCGATTGAGTTCGTAGCCTTCGCTCCCTAGATGGGAGGCATGGGCAGGACCGTGAACGAGTTGCAACGCAGAGTGAGGCATTTGTCCGCCTTGCTCGTGCTGCTCGTCGCGGCCATCGCGGGCCCCGGCCCGCTCTCTGCGCAGGAGCATCATCCCGCGCGCGCCAGCCTCGATGCATTCGCCGGGCTGGAACAGGCGCAGCCGGCGACGATCGCGCTCCAGCAACCGCTGGCGAGAGCGGCAGCCCCAGACGACAATGATCGTTCCAATGGCGACCCGCCGCCGATCCTGGCAGCGACGGCGCCGACAGCGGGTGGCGTTTCCGCCGGTGCGGAAGCGCGAGACGCGCTCGTCACCGGCCTAGTCCGGCGTCCCCACAGCCTCCCATCGGCACGCGCTCCACCGGCGATGTGATCCGGCGCCCATCGGGCGCTTTCCCCGATCACCAATCGTACCTGCCCGCGCCCCCAGGCGCGCGGGCCGCCATGGAGTTTGTCATGAAACAAGCCAACGCCACCGTGCTGCGCACCGGACCTCTCGTCGACCCCGAAACCAAGTCCGCCGGCGCCTCGCCTGCGGGAATGAGTGAGGCCCTGCGCCGCTATCCGGACATTGACGACGCGCTGCGCCTCCAGCTCATCCACTTCCTCAACCACGGCCATCCCGACGAGATCGCCCGCGCCACCTATGGCGCCGGGCTCGACTCGGAACTGGCAGCGTTCAAGAAAAACCACCCCGAGCACTTCAAGGGCGGGCTCAAGGCCTGGGTTCCCTTGATCCTGTTCCTGGTGGTGCCGTTGCTGGTGATCCTGGGCGTGCGCTTCGCCGCCTGACGCGGGCGGGGGAGGGCGGTGTGCCTTCCCCCGTTTCGCGCACCCTCGCCCCGGCGGAGGCCGGGGCCTCCGGACGGGATCGCAGGACGGCGGGGCGCGGCGATGCGTCGCGCTTCGCTCGTCCTGAGGTCCCGGCCTGCGCCGGGACGACGTTATGCCCACTGGTCCTGAGGTCCCGGCCTTCGCCGGGATGACGTCAGCCGGGCTCGCCGAGCCGCTCGGCGAGGCGCTCCTCGCGGGCGCGCAGCTCGGGGCTGAGCATTTCGGCGAAATCCTCGGCGGTATAGAAGGGCCGGATTTCGAGATCCGACGGGCCGGGCATCGGATTGGGGCAGCGCTTGGCCCATTCGATCGCCTCGTCCATCGACGCGACCTCCCAGATCCAGAAGCCGGCGACCAATTCCTCGGTCGCGGCGAACGGGCCCGGAACGACGCTCCGCTCGTCGCCGTCGAAGCGGATGCGGGCGCCGAACGAGGACGGCTTCAGCCCGTCGCCGCTGACCATGATGCCGGCGTCCACCAATTGCTCGTTGAAGCTGGTCATCGCCGCGAACATCTCTTCGGACGGCATTTCGCCGGCTTCGCTCTCCCTGGTCGCCTTGACCAGAACCATGACGCGCATGCTGCTCCTCCTCTCCTGGACTATCGGTTCCTGCGTCCCTCGATCAGGCTGTCGACCAGGCTCGGATCGGCCAAGGTGGTCGTGTCGCCCAGACTTCCGAAATCGTTCTCGGCGATCTTGCGCAGGATCCGGCGCATGATCTTGCCGCTCCGCGTCTTAGGCAAAGCGGGGCTGAAATGCAGATAATCGGGCGTGGCGATCGGGCCGATCTCCTTGCGGACATGGGCCTTGAGGTCGGCCTCGAGCTCGGGGCTGTGCGCCTCGCCGGCGATCAGCGTGACGTAGCAATAGATGCCCTGGCCCTTGATGTCGTGCGGATAGCCGACGACCGCCGCCTCGGCGACGAGGCGGTGCGAGACCAGAGCGGATTCGACCTCGGCGGTGCCCATGCGATGGCCGGAGACGTTGATCACGTCGTCGACGCGGCCGGTGATCCAGTAATAACCGTCCTCGTCGCGGCGGCAGCCGTCGCCGGTGAAATATTTGCCTTTGTAGGTCGAGAAATAGGTCTGGGCGAAGCGCTCATGGTCGCCGTAGAGCGTGCGCGCCTGGCCGGGCCAGGAGCGGGCGATGCAGAGATTGCCCTCGGCCTCGCCCTCCAGAACCTGCCCCTGGCCATCGACCAGCTGCGGCTCGATCCCGAAGAAGGGCCTGCCGGCCGATCCCGGCTTCGTCGCATGGGCGCCGGGCAGGGTGGTGATCATGATGCCGCCCGTCTCGGTCTGCCACCAGGTGTCGACGATCGGCAGGCGGTCGTCGCCGACGACGCGGCTGTACCAGCGCCAGGCCTGCGGGTTGATCGGCTCGCCGACCGTGCCGAGCAGGCGCAGCGAGGAGAGATCGTGCTTCCGGACCGGCTCCTCGCCTTCGCGGGCGAGCGCGCGGATCGCGGTCGGGGCGGTATAGAAGATATTGACCCTGTGGCGCTCGACCACGTCCCAGAAACGGCTGAAATCGGGGTGGTTGGGTATGCCCTCGAACATCAGACTGGTCGCGCCGTTGGCGAGCGGGCCGTAGACGACATAGGAATGGCCGGTCACCCAACCCACGTCGGCGGTGCACCAGAAGATTTCGCCGGGGCGATAATCGAAGACGTGGTGGAAGGTGATCGCGTTCCACACGGCATAGCCGCCGGTGGTGTGGAGCACGCCCTTGGGCTTGCCGGTCGAGCCCGACGTGTAGAGGATGAAGAGCGGGTCTTCCGCGTTCATCGGCTCGCACGGACAGTCGTTTGTAAGATCGGCGGCGAACTCGTGATACCAGACGTCGCGGCCTTCGCGCATCGCGACGTCGTTGCCGCAGTGGCGGACGACCAGCACCTTGTCGACCGCGACCGCCTCCAGCGCTTCGTCGACATTGGCCTTGAGCGGGACGAGCTTGCCGCCGCGATTGCCGCCGTCGGCGCAGATGACGATGCGGCTTTCGCAATCCTCGATCCGGCCGCGGATCGCGTCGGGCGAGAAGCCGCCGAAAACGACGCTGTGGACGGCGCCGATGCGGGCGCAGGCGAGCATCGCCACTGCCGCTTCCAGGATCATCGGCATGTAGATAGTGACGCGGTCGCCCCTGGCGACGCCGAGTGCCTTCAGCGCGTTCGCCATCTTCACGGTCTCGGCGTGCAGCGCGCCATAGGTCAGACTTTTGACCACGCCGGGCGTGTCGCCTTCCCATATCAGGGCCGTGTCGTCGGCGCGGGCGGGGAGGTGGCGGTCGACGCAATTGTAGCAGAGATTGAGCACGCCATCCTCGAACCAGCGTATGTCGACCGGGTCGAAGCTCCAGTTGGCGATCTTCGCGGGCTCCTTGACCCAGTCGATCCGCTGCATCTGCTCGCGCCAGAAGCCGTCCGGATCCTCGAGCGAGCGCCGGTACAGAGTCTCGTACTGCGCGGCTGTGCAATGGGTGTCGCGGATCGCGTCGGCGGGGGGCGGAATCAGGTCGCTCATCAAGGCCTCTCAGATACTCGTCGGCAGCCATCCTAGACCGCCGGCGAGGCAGAGGCCATATTTCAGCCGCCGGCGAGAGTGACGATCTTGACCCGCTCGCCGGGCCGCAGCGGCTGGTCGGCGGATCGGCCGTTGAGCATCAGGAAATGGTCGACCGGATGGTCGCTCGCCATGCGGCGGGCAAGGCTCTGCACAGTGTCGCCGGCGCCGGCGGCGACCACCCGGATCTGGCGCGGGCGCAGGCTCTGCGCCTCGGCCGGGGTGAGCAGACGGAACGAGCCGATCAGCCGGCCGATCGCCGGCTCGCCGCCGCTTCCCGACGAGACCATGATGAAATGGTAAGCGGCATCGCCGCCGGTGGCGTAAGCGGCGACGACGATGTGCGCGTCGCCCTGCTCGGTGCGGACCAGGACCGGGACGACCAGAGCCGGCAGCCCGTTGATGCGCCTCTGCTCGGGCGCGCCGACCTCGGCCTGGCTGCCGCCGAGCATCTGGCCGAGCAGGGCCTCAACATAGGCGCCGAGCCCGCCGGCGGGGAGCGTGCCGCCGCCAAATTCGCCGCGGACGCCGTCGGGGCCGGCGAGCAGGATCGCCTGCGGGCTGTTGGTGAGGGTGAAGCCGGCCGGCGCCTCGAAGCTGATCCGCATCACCGGATGAGCGAAGCGGCTGCCGAGGACGAAGCCCTGTTCGGGGTCGTCGCCGTAGAGCAGACCATCGACCTGATCGAGGAAGGGACCGATCTTTTCGGGCAAGGCATTGTCGGCGACGCCGGTCTTGGCCGCGGTCTGGCGTGCGCGCTCGATCCGGTTCTCGGTGAGCGGGTGGGTGCGCGCCCATTCGGGGATGGCCTTGGCGTTCTCGCCGCCGGTGCCGGCCAGGAACTGCTCCTGCCGGGCGAGCGCGCCGAGCATGTCGGCGGCCTCGAACGGATCGTAGCCCGCCGCCTTCATGTAGCGGATGCCGAGATCGTCCGATTCATATTCCTGCGTGCGCGAATAGCGCAGAGTGAAATATTGGGCGGCCTGGCCGGCGAGGCGGGTAAGCCGGTCCGAACCGGTGACGAGGCCGACCGCGATCACGCCAAGCTCGCGCAGGATCGAGCGGCTCTGCTGGCGCTCGGAGTGGTCGGCGACGATATGGCCGAGCTCGTGGGCGAGCAC
This portion of the Sphingomonas sp. LY54 genome encodes:
- a CDS encoding M48 family metalloprotease, which translates into the protein MRRFVSPLLAGSLLLIAGCGGGSEPTEYHPQIEEAERRLGAEQHPVLLAEFGGAYQGPEAAYVARIGETIAQAAELGGACTFTLVNTDVVNAFAVPGCYIYVTRGLMGLVNSEAELASVLAHELGHIVADHSERQQSRSILRELGVIAVGLVTGSDRLTRLAGQAAQYFTLRYSRTQEYESDDLGIRYMKAAGYDPFEAADMLGALARQEQFLAGTGGENAKAIPEWARTHPLTENRIERARQTAAKTGVADNALPEKIGPFLDQVDGLLYGDDPEQGFVLGSRFAHPVMRISFEAPAGFTLTNSPQAILLAGPDGVRGEFGGGTLPAGGLGAYVEALLGQMLGGSQAEVGAPEQRRINGLPALVVPVLVRTEQGDAHIVVAAYATGGDAAYHFIMVSSGSGGEPAIGRLIGSFRLLTPAEAQSLRPRQIRVVAAGAGDTVQSLARRMASDHPVDHFLMLNGRSADQPLRPGERVKIVTLAGG